CGGTGAGTATGTGGATATGATTAAAGAGGGCATTATCGATCCGCTCAAGGTAACGCGTTTTGCCTTGGAAAATGCCGCGTCAATTGCTGGCCTTGTTCTGACAACTGAAGTGGCTGTGGCCGAAAAACCTGAAGAGAAGAAAGAGATGCCACCGATGCCTGACGCCGGCATGGGCATGTAAGTTTTACCAAGACTGAAAAAGCGCCTCGATGAGGCGCTTTTTCATGCCATTTGCTCTCTTTATACTCGGGATAAGTCATATTTTCCTATCGTTAACGCTTGAGACTCTGTTCGATCAGGGGTGTGATGCGTTGGAAGATTGTTCCAACGCCCGGCAAAACCTCAAGTTTTTGAAGAATAATCAGTAGACTGTAAAGAATAATTACGGCTCCAAGCGTTGAGCCGATTCCGAATAAGATGCCTCGCCAAATAATTAGCCGCCAGGAATTTTCACGCCTGGACATTTTGCGAAGCGTAGTCTGAATCTCCTCAAACTGTTTCTCAATCTTCGTATCAGTCATGGCGCAACGCGGCAATTGGGTCTAGGCGCGCGGCTCGATAAGCGGGCGCAATGCCAAAGATCAGTCCGACGGTAATGCCCACGCCAACGGCAAGCAAGATCGCATCGGGCGTGATGATCGGTGTTAAGGCCGAGTATTTAATTGTAAGTTGGGTTCCAATCCAGGCGATACCAACCGCTAAAAGCGCGCCAAAAACGGAAAGCACTATGGATTCAATCAGAAATTGCCACAAGATCGCGCTCGTGGTCGCGCCGACGGCTTTGCGCAAACCAATTTCTCGCGTGCGTTCAGCTACTGAAACAAGCATGATATTCATAATACCTACACCCGCCACGACAAGCGAGATGCTTGCAATCGCCGCGACCGCCGCAGTCAGGAGATCGAGAATAGTATTCACCGTGCCGATGAGATCATCTTGCGTTAGCACTGTAAAGTCTTCCGGCGCATGATTTTCTTCCAAACGAGTTTGAATGATTTTAACGTAGTTTTTGGCATCGACATCTGAATCAAGCGTCAAAATAATCCGCATCACTTTCACGCCGCCGGCAATCTCACCGGCCGTGTGAATAGGAATCAAAACGATGCTGGAATAGTCTGATCCTCCAAGGACGCTCGCAGAGTCGGGCACCTTTGTAATGCCGACTACTTCAAAAGTTTCTTTACCGATCTGCACTGATTCGCCAAGGGCTTCAGCATCGCCAAAAAGCGTTTTTTTAATGCCAGGGCCAAGCACAATCACGCGTTTAGCTAACCGATCTTCGTCATCAGAAAATATCCGACCGCGATCGATCTCAAGGCTCGACATAGTTGTGGTAATTGCGGAATTGGTGCCGAGCAAGAGCGCTTGAGGCGCGGTCGTTTGATCACGGCGCAGAACTCCCCCAACTAACATATAGGGCGAAATTGCCTTGACGTCAGCAAGTTCATCAAGCGTTGCGACATCCTCTAGTTTGAGAATGTCGCCGGAAATTAAATTAGTGCTAAATCCTCCGCCGTTTGAAGGATCAAATTCGCCGGGAAGAATTGCGATCAGATTCGAACCAAGTGTCGAAATTTCTGAATTAACGTCGCGGCGCAAGCCTTCGCCTAGAGCGAGAAATGTAATCACCGACGAGATGCCGATTATTACTCCTACGATCGTGAGAAATGTCCGCAATTTGTGTTGCCAGATCGATGCGATTGCCAGTTTGAATGCATCCCAAATCATATGATTATTCCGTCTTTAACTTGGATTTTAGTATCTGCTTGAGCGGCAATTGCGGGATCATGCGTAACTACAATCAAAGTTTTACCGTCGTGATTAAGTTCACGAAGCAGACTCAAGATTGACCCGCCAGTCACGGAATCTAAATTGCCCGTTGGCTCATCGGCCAGAATGATTTTTGGATCGTTAATGAGCGCGCGGGCGATCGCCACTCGCTGTTGCTCCCCGCCCGAAAGCTGATTTGGCCGGTGATGCAGACGTTGACCAAGGCCGACTAATTTCAGTAGGGCCTGCGCTTTCGGTTTGCGATCCCGGAGGTGGGTGTATACGCCTGGCATCATAACGTTTTCAAGCGCCGTAGACTTGGGGAGTAAATGGAATTGTTGGAATACGAACCCGATTAACTCGCGTCGCATTTGAGCTCGTCTTAAATCATGAGTGAGGTCATCGACTCGTTTGCCATCCAATTTATAGGCGCCATCGCTTGGTCGATCGAGCAGGCCAAGAATATTGAGAATCGTGCTTTTGCCAGAACCAGATGGCCCAATAATTGCAGTGAAACTTCCTGGTTCAATCGAAAAAGAAGCTTGGATGAGGGCTTTCGTTGCGCCTTCACCCTTGCCATACATTTTACTCACGTTCGTGAAACGTATAATCGGAGGAATCATGCCGTTGCCTGCTCTTTGAGTAAAAAGCTCTCGGCCACTGTCGCGCGTCGGGTGCTGTCCCGCACGACAATAATTTTAGGTGTCACCTTAACAATTTGTTCTCGTGCGATAATTCGTTCCGGGCCGAAAAGTTGATTGACGTGAATTTTAGCTAGCATTTCAAGATCAGTTTCAATTACCAAATCTGAAACTCGGCCGATGTATTCGTGCTCTTCGCTTTCCACGCGTTTACCCAGCCAGCGTTCGCGGCGCCGGGTGGCGGATTTGAAAGGTTGAATTTCATCTGGGGAGAGGAGTGAATCGTGGCTATTAATGATGATTGCTTGCGCCTCATAACTGACTACATCGCGACTTGAAAGAGCTTTCTTGCGGCTCAACCAACCCATTGGTTGAATCCAAAAACCAATCAACTCACCTGTGTCGGGATGTAAAACTACATCGAGGACTGTCCCAACTCGCGCTTCTTCATCAAGCGCCGCGACTGGCAATTGTTTGAGCATGCCAAGTTGCAAAAGCATATTGGTATTTTACCAGATAACTACTCATTTACGCGTTCTACATACTGCCCGGTCGCCGTATTGATCCGTACCTTGTCGC
The Candidatus Berkelbacteria bacterium DNA segment above includes these coding regions:
- a CDS encoding ABC transporter permease, which produces MIWDAFKLAIASIWQHKLRTFLTIVGVIIGISSVITFLALGEGLRRDVNSEISTLGSNLIAILPGEFDPSNGGGFSTNLISGDILKLEDVATLDELADVKAISPYMLVGGVLRRDQTTAPQALLLGTNSAITTTMSSLEIDRGRIFSDDEDRLAKRVIVLGPGIKKTLFGDAEALGESVQIGKETFEVVGITKVPDSASVLGGSDYSSIVLIPIHTAGEIAGGVKVMRIILTLDSDVDAKNYVKIIQTRLEENHAPEDFTVLTQDDLIGTVNTILDLLTAAVAAIASISLVVAGVGIMNIMLVSVAERTREIGLRKAVGATTSAILWQFLIESIVLSVFGALLAVGIAWIGTQLTIKYSALTPIITPDAILLAVGVGITVGLIFGIAPAYRAARLDPIAALRHD
- a CDS encoding ABC transporter ATP-binding protein; protein product: MIPPIIRFTNVSKMYGKGEGATKALIQASFSIEPGSFTAIIGPSGSGKSTILNILGLLDRPSDGAYKLDGKRVDDLTHDLRRAQMRRELIGFVFQQFHLLPKSTALENVMMPGVYTHLRDRKPKAQALLKLVGLGQRLHHRPNQLSGGEQQRVAIARALINDPKIILADEPTGNLDSVTGGSILSLLRELNHDGKTLIVVTHDPAIAAQADTKIQVKDGIII
- a CDS encoding PRC-barrel domain-containing protein — protein: MLLQLGMLKQLPVAALDEEARVGTVLDVVLHPDTGELIGFWIQPMGWLSRKKALSSRDVVSYEAQAIIINSHDSLLSPDEIQPFKSATRRRERWLGKRVESEEHEYIGRVSDLVIETDLEMLAKIHVNQLFGPERIIAREQIVKVTPKIIVVRDSTRRATVAESFLLKEQATA